The nucleotide sequence TACTTTACGTTTTTAAAGTACTAGGTTATATGTGGGCGAAGTTTATATTGATTGGCGATTAACTTATCCTACTAAtcaacaaaatgaataaaaagtCTCTAGCATTATCAAGCTGCATAAAGGAGACTCGTCGTACaatataatgtttctattaacTAAGTCAATAAAAACGTTTGTCTCAGACAGTGAACATATCTTTTTTACTTGTCATCTTTGtgattttctttcattactTTTACATAAGTTTTTTAAGGACAGAATTTAGTTATCGTTAAATAATATCTATGATATCACTGAACAATAAACATTTTCGACACACCCATTGAGACTTAATTCCATGTTCTTTCAACATCATAACTAAAGAGCACCTCCAATAATACAGGAAATGCCAGAAATCTTcaacaatttaaacaaaatgagaCTTGGTGGTGATGAATGCTTCTTGGTTACTTAAAAAAGTCAAATTTGAACAATGATAATTGGCAACCTATTCAGTAGAACTTCACACCTAATTCGTATAAATTCAACTCTCACATATTAGTTCAGTGATACCTCGATATTTGGCATCACAATGTACTGTGAATTACAAATATTCAGTAAAAAATTAAACAGATCGATTATTCATAACGATACATTCCTTTATAAGCTTGTAATTTTATCGTTAAGAAAAAGTCCATTGCAAGATGGCCTTCGTCAATGTCTTGCTGCACTTGTTTTTCAAATGTGCTAAAGAGCATTTTGCACTAACGCGGATGCTTGCAGTTGGAAGCCAAATAAAGGCAGAGAAAATGGAATAAATGAAACTGAATTCTTACTTTGTGAAGTTCAGCATTGTGCAGCAAGTGCAGCATGTCAAATAATCCTTCCGTACGTCCGACTCACCCACTAAGAAATTCCGACCCCTGAAGTCTGAGAAGAAGAAAGGGGGAACATAAGAATTATGTAAACAGGATACACTAATCTTTGCAGACAATAAAAAATAGTGTGTTGCTGTCAATAAAATTGCTATAAGGTGGGTGTCAATCCgtaactgttaattattaacACATAACACTATGTATCAAATAGCATGCTTATAATTGCATTGAAAGTATTATAAATAACAACAGGATTATTTTCATTGTGAGTGCCTTCAGACATTATAAGAAaccaaatgtaaacattttttgacggatttcaatttattttcttaacTATCCATTACTTGCTTGCTTAGACTTTATTTCGAAAAACCTTAGAAAACCGCTTTGAATTAAAGCCAAGTTTCCTTTCAGAAAGGCAATTAGACAATTAAATCAAATAATACAAGTAGATGTCTCAAGTAGAACTATTTTTACATGAAGGGAATTTCAATAACTCTATCTCTAAAACCGATGCGTTGGGTACCTGTATACTTGTATTGCTTCCAAAGATCTTGTTGCTTACGGACTGTTTACACTGataaataacattaacagaCATAGCGTCGTGACCATGATATCATTTTCTACTCTCAAAATGTAGCTTAAGCTATAACAATACATCCGTTGTTTTTTCTATCAATCACTTGCTACAGTTATTTTTTTATGCATTTATGACGCAATGGAATTTTAAGTAAGCCAAAATTCCTTACGTTGAATATTAAGAGATGATTTATGTTTTATCACAGTGACCCCGTACTCTTTACACTTGATGTTTTAGTTTCTGTAACAATGTTTTAAAATGAGCCAAGCGTTTCGTAAGATCTAGgagataataaatataataagaaaAGAAATCTGTACAAGAGTTTTATGCGGCTACAATtacaattttgactttttatacATGCAAATTGCCATTGTGTTTATATACTAAGCAGAATCTTACTTCGTCGAATCTCTGAGAAACTTTGTTGAAGATTTTCCTGATCAGACTCCGTCGTTCCCTGTGAAATCAAATTCTGATGTATGGCAATACTGCTTACTAAAGACACAGGAGGCAGGGATCATGTATTCAATCATTTCTTGTGCTAGCTGAAACATTAACGATCAACTAGTAAATAAGTATCGGTGCTATAGTTAATGATTTTCcatctgttttcttttcaacttagatTACTTCCTTATTGCCTCTAGTAGGGTTTAAATGATAACATAATACTAGTTTTATATATCTGGTTTTCAGTGTTTTATGTTCTGTCTCAGAATCTTAACCTCCTTTGTGACTTTCTATGAAATATTAACGATTGTTTTCTGTATCGTGTCGTAAACGTGTACGAACATTCCATTGTTTTTTATGCAAAAACGTGGTgatatttaaaacatttctttctAACATCATCATTGGTAATAAAAGTGTTACATGGTTTGCCATAGATCATTAAATCTATCAGTAGTTCATGCTACTTAAGTTTAAATCTGTTAAACTTTTCAGgaacagaaaataaaagtaaatgcACATCACATTGCTTTATGTATTTCAAGAAGCAGTAGCAGTTAGCGCACGACTGCTTagtctttgttttatttcttcttacTTCTCCTCAATCGATTTCAATTATGATTGGTAGCaaaatgtatttgtttgttcttaCATGTTTTTCAACAATTGCGCTTGATGTTGGATTGGTGAGTTCACTAAACAGTAGTTTAATCCTCAAGCTAGTCAACCACGGGGACTCGGTTACTTTAAATTGTTACCTTGGAGACAATATAGGCAACAACTGGATTTACAACAACGCTGCGATAATTCCTACGAAGAGCTACAAACTTTTGAGAAACAACTCTCTGGAAATAAAAAATGTCGACTACATCCACCAAGGAATTTACGAATGCTTAGACCATACAAGGTCAGTTATTGTTGATTATTACCTACAGATAGAAGGTGATTGTTGGGATCGTTCCACATCGGTTGTAGGTGAAAACGGTGAGTACCTTACTATCACTATTGTGTGTAATGCTTTGACCTATTCATATGGCACCAAGGGTAATATGTTGTTCGACAGTTCAAATTATCAGTTCAAATATAGCTTACCAACATGCGTACTTCACAATCTGATCTGGCTAGTCACAACGACCTGACTCTGATCGTAAAAGTAAGACAGTTGATGATACCACTGTGATTTGATTTCTTTTAGTTTAGTTTGTCTTTATTGGTTAACggaatagtttagtttagtcaggacactcaagtccctatcaaggaccctataggagggAAAAAATGTGCGGTGCTGAAAGATGACTCAAGGCTTTCATTAAGGGAAATTCATTTATCCTAACACCGGCTTCCTCATTAGTTTTCGGTTTCGTTGTTCATTAATTCGTGGTCTTTACTTTGCTGGCTGAATTTATATCTGTGTTAAGGGAATTAGTAGACCATGCGTTGGCCATGCTAGTGATATTAAAGTACTTTAACAGAATGTTAACCAATAAATGCCTTGTATAATATACAACCCATTGCTAACTGAATGGTAAAGTTAAGGTTGCTATTAAAACCACAAACTATGATGCCCACTTCTAACATTATGCATTTATGCTTACATCTATTCTGACGCAAGTATCCATGATATTCTCTTCTTTCTGTACATTCTCTTTGGCAATTTTGATGACCTTTTGCCCCCGTGATATAGTATTGTGTGGAACGCCAAAACGGACATTATTCAATAACTTTTTATGCAGCATAATGATCAATACTTGAATTTTTATTGGGCAGTCTGTCAGCTGTCACAGAAAGTTCGCCATTTAGGACCAAAATCATATTGTCTTTATTATGCAGTTTATACTGCCGCAAAATGACTTTTCGTCATCATGAATTTGTAGTTATTATACGCGCAATATTTACAGtcacataatgaccaagaaaaaaaataattatgcGGCAATGTTATAGTCAAACAAGGACTTACGTAAATTTTACTCATAATGCGACAGTCTATACTGCAGCAAGCATAATGACTTCCGTTAACATACTCGTTATTCGGTAACATTTAATGCAGCAGAGTGACTAAAGCACTCGCCCAAACGGACATTACTTTATGCATTTTCCAGCAACCGTTAGGAAGGAAGATTGATGTCAAATGtcttctttgtaatattttcgaACTATTTCAGACATAAATATATCTGTTATTGGTGAAGTACCATCGGCTGATTTAATTGTTACGAAAGGTACCCAGTTAGCCTTACGATGTCAAACACAATCAGACGCCCCCATAGTGGAGATGTGGTGGTTACTTAATGACGAAAGGATAAGTGTCCCGATGGAAACTTGTGGTAATCTGTTCAACTACACGTTGGGTTCTACTGCATCGTTTGCCTCCGTGACGTTGTTGAACATAACAGTCGACAGCGATGCTGGTTCCGTTGTTTGTGTTAGAAGGGTGCATGGTTCATCGACTGAAGGACAAGCCGAATTGAAGTACTTCTCACATGGTTAGCCTAAGTCAGTCACTATGCACTTAAGATATTATATTGAATGAGGTCTTCAGTCACTGCagtaagaaacaaaaacagggTGTCTGGTAGAGCACAATATAATAGATGATGTATGTCACAACTCTCCATCGTAACGTCCATGGGTAATTTATGTAACTTAATCTGCCAATACTTtctttgtattttcattttcacttttgcTGGTAGGTTTTTATAAGATCCTTAACTTTGATCGTAACAAGGATACTTaaattcattatatatatatatcgaactTTTCCCCAGAGTTTAATGTGGAGAGCAGTAACAAACTCTTGAAAGGCTTGACTGCAGTTATTGCTGGGGTATTACTTTTAATGTCAATATTGGCTGTTTACTTCCTGAGAAAGGGTAAGTGATTAGTACTTGTTAAGACATGTGACTTACTCAAACTGTTTAAAACAGCTTTTTTGCACAACTGTAGCTTTAGTTAATGATGTAGCCAGCTTCATAAGCATAAGTAAAGTGCCGAGTTATGTTATGTTAACTTTGATAACTTCCGTTGTTGATTTATGTTTAGAGAACTTTTGAATAACGCTATCATTTTTGTCCCTCTCGGGTGTTCACTTAATTAGTTTCGATTAATTACTGAagcttgttttcatttttgattgaattgatttataaatgttttctttgaccGATGCACAGGAGTCACCGGTTCCTATGCCACAAGGTAAATTCTACTTGATTTTGTTACACACATTAACACGTTTTAAAAATAtcttttcttttacatgttagtttttttttttttttaaacaactgCATATGAAATGTTTCGCGAAAAATACTTCCCTGTAGAACATTTCCTTGTAGTGCAAAGCAAATAAAACACACGGAAGATAATTAGTTTAATCCATGCCAGATCTGCTTTTGAGACTGAGTTCCGCATTCTTGGCGGATTTCAAATTACGTTTTGGTTCAGACTAACAAGAGTTATTGTCGTATATCCAAACCTCTGTACGTTTGGTAACTTTCTTGACTGAAACGCGAAATTGTTTGGCATAGCGGACGTAGTTTTAGTTACATTGGCGATCTTTTCTAACTTCATTGTCCTTTTTCTACGTGACATATCGGTTTCGGTGTGCAGTTGACGtaaacaaatattgttattgCTTGATGACCAATATTCATTTTCAGCAATATTGAGACATCGGCAGACGGATCAGCGAATTTGACTGTTGTGAGACAGATGAAAAGAATACATACAGGCAAGTCAAGCTTTGAACAAAGTCTCAGATGAACTACgcattacataaaaaaaaaacttcctcaTATACACATTTCAGCAAGCTGCGGATGAATCGAGATTTGCTttattaacaaaacaaactgtAATACCGTCCTTCTTTCTAATTTgtcttcggggggggggggtgtctgtATCCAGTTTGCACCTCACCACTTGAAACCGTTATATTGTTCTTCCTTCAAAATTTTTCAGGGGGCGGGGTTGGTATCGGGTTTACATCTCATCACTTTGTAAACAACACATTTCACACTATCAATTTAGGTGACATTTTATTTcaccaaagtggaaatatataacatttatacTAACAACGCTTGCACAAGGCTACACTGAACCGGTATTCACATAAAGATGCCAGGTTGGCAAATATTGCATTTCTTTAGCTATAACTGTTtgtaaggggtgggggttgttttaaataaaagtaTATGCTTGATTTACTTAAAACTTGTTAAAAGTACTATTTATTGATACCTACCAGTTGTGTCATGCCTGATAAGGTACTTTGTAAAGGAATGATATAACTGTGTCGTAAAATTGTTAGTTCACTGAAGGTACTGGCTAGATTCAACAGGAACACAATACATCAAAAGTGTTCTCTCttcaaaagtgaaataaaaataCGAGTACATTGTAGAAatataaaaaccaaaaacattgtACAAATATAAAACCTAAATATGATTCGATACCTTAACTTTTGGGGCAACTTATTGCTTTGTCGATAAAACTAtgtaaagaaaagtaatttatttcttattttggaACAGGGAAAAAGGCATCGACACAAAAGACGAACATGTAAGTAACTACGACTTCATTTTGATGATTCGCTCAATCGATATATGTCGATATATTAACAATATTGAGGAAAGACTAATAAGACTGTAAGTAATAAAATCTAGGATCTCTCTCCCAAGAGAAGTAGTAACAGCAttgttttcacgttgtatttAAACAGGGAGAAGAAGGCAATGAGAAGAAGTTCAAAAGGTAAATCTCGTATCGAgagataaatataaatgttgtGGTTAATTTTTTTCCAATGTCATACCTTATTAATAGCAAATGTTAGTGTCAAAATTTCATTAACAGAGTATGGCTAATGATTAAATGTTATCTCCTCATTATTTTCGTTTCGTCTTTCAACAGACAAAAAATGTCCAAAGCCGCCAAGGTAGGACCCTGCCTTACGATCGGTTTAAAATGATACTACCTATTGCATCTAGCGCTTCCAATGTAGAATAAACTTAATTTAAAGTCCATTGGAAACAGTTGCCAATGTTCCTACCAAAATGTATGCATGATATTTTAGCTAAAAATACATTGTGAGATGATATGTAATGGTGTTCAGCCTAATGACATTTTATGaagaaattatataatataagatGTAAATAGGGTGTAATAACATCGACACTTTGTGTTTTAGAAATAGTTTACACGTTTCAGAGACAATATCAGACGACTGTATGATATGATATAGCAGATCAGCGTTgtcaaatttattcaaattgaGTGCTTTATTTTCTTAACCTGGGATGGTCAAATTTCTTTGTTTAACTTTGAAGCTAAAAAGTAGGTAATTTgtgaatttgaagaaaaaaatgttgcaaatgaaatcaaaagttCCTTTATTAATTGTAAAAGTAAGCAAGATGTCTTAATTAGATGAGTTACAATCTTATTTTAAGGCATAAAGTATGTATTCAAATTGTTGACCAAACTTAGATTGCTACATTCGTGGCTAAacataatttttcaatttttctttattttaggCAACAATTGCGGTTCACAACTAAGCCAACTCCCACCTGTGATAAAGGTGAGGTTGGCCGTTAATAATAGTTAGACCAGCATTTGTAAATACTTAGTTAATTACAATAATTAGAGTTTCATCTAACAAATGATGGGGCTACATATCTGTCGACATTGATTTTAACGTTGCAATCCCAAACATTTCCAAGGGGTTTGTCCCTTGTTTCTAAGAACTTTCCGTTCTAAGTCCACGGACGTGTACATTATCCATTTATTTTATGCACAGGTTATTACTCATCTATGGAACAAAACAGCACTGCAGGCAATGTTATCCAACGTCAACATGTGAGTCTCGTTGTTGAAATCAAAGTCGGAACAGTTTACCGAAGATGGATGGGAACAATACATGTTCCAAGTATGGGCACAAAATGTGTCTTTGTAACCAATGTCTCAGGTAACTATCAAAGTAAAACATTTGATGCACATTTAGTATAGTATTGTAAAAGACTATGGTAAGCTTGATTTCCAGCTTGTCGAGTTCTTGAAATAATCACGATCATGAACCCACtaagtaaaacaaaaagagaCCCCTCCTcttgtaattttgtttcatgtcaGTCTTATAAATTGAAATCTTGTACCATAGACAAGAAATTGACAACTCTTCTAATATAATACCAAGCCACCTATATGCCGTTTTTGGAAGAATTTCAAACGAGCAATTGCACTTTTTCCTTCCTTCATATGACAGTGATTTGTACTCATAGATTCCACGTTACAATGTTCACGGGGGTATTGATTTCCTAAAAATCATAAAACCTACTATTTCATTCAGAAGTCGGAATAATAATTGCTTTCCAGTGTTCCTTCACTCTGTATCTGTATCTTCACAGTGTATCTTTACTCTAACTACAAGAAAAGAATGTTCTCActgtatgtttttcttttcattgatcAAAGATCATACCCAATTTGCAAACTGTTTATGTAGTACATCTTACAGTCTCCAGAAACTGCTAAGAGTATTCGTTAACGTTTCTATGTAGGTAAATCAGAGTACGATGACTTAAATTGGAGTGAATATGTTAAACGGGTGTTGGAATTGCCAAGTTGCAAGAATTTGGTTCGTTCGGAAGTTGTTTGCATTGACAAAGGTAAGGTCATATTTCCTTTAactaaatactttttttttcaagtatgcCATTCACATAACGTGTCAATACAGTCTTATTTACTGCCACattgttaaaaaataataaatgtacTAGAATATCATGTTAATTCACTTTCTTCGTTTATATTATAGAAATGGGTTTTAGTTGTTGTAAAGCCTTATAGATCGAGGAAGGATTAACTTGCCTTGTTAAGCTTAGAGAAGAGAAGAAACAAGTACGATTAAGATGTATTTTGGAAGCAAACAAAACTAAATAAATGCAAAGTAACTTCCAAATAGATCATGAAATATGTCATGATTCGGTTCTCTTTTATTTCCtagccaaaaagaaaaaaggggggaaGTGGAAATACTTTCAAACGTTTCATGACGGTGTGCAAGTGCATCATTTTGAAATACTTGTTATAACTGTTCTTGTTCAAAACAGCTGATATCCTGCTAATACAGGAGCACCTTATCTGTGTTACATTGGCGGAATATCTGGAGAGTTCTTCTTCACTTCCCGCCTTCTCCAGTTTGAAATTCATACAAGATATACTTAATGGGATGCAGATAATTCATGCGTATGGGGTAAGCACCAATAAATCTAACGCGTGTATCTACATACAAGGTGTAAACAAGCCTATTCATATAATGTGCTTATATTAAACAAACATGGAAATTAACACAACTTAGCACTGGGAAGATTCAATGATGGATACAATCATTCTACTCATGCACTACACCCCAACTCTATAGCAACTTAGTAAGTTAGGACGACTACGTACGTAAATTACCCTAACTGCTTTCATAAATTCTGTAAAGACGTCAAACAGAACTATCATCGGTTTAGTTATTTATTCTTATTAATAATGTCCCAATTATCTACCGTACTTTTCTGATGCACTTGATCATGGTCCATTCAACCGGCCGTATTACGAGGTGAGGTGTTAATTAACGTAGATGCATTTAAGACAAGTCACACAAGACCTAGACTGGACCCGAAAACAGTTGCCCCTGACATTGGGGCTCTAAACGCATCACGTGATGTTACAGCACATAACCTCAGGTTCCTTAAGGCAAAGAGTAATTTGACATTAGTACAAGTGACCATCAACGCAAGTGAACTCAGCGGCATTCCGTTAGACGGTTCGTTATAACCTTGTTCAACATCGATACTCGGTCGTTAACAGTACACCGTGGATCGGTCACCAACCTTAACcggatcatgtgtagtatatattACATTTCCAAGGGAGTCGTGATGCTCACTTGACGTGACATCGTTTTAATCGATGTAAGCGGACAATCTGGGAGACTTGTCTTtgaataaaagagaaaatacCTTCTTCATGCAAACTTTCATAAATTGCTTCCTTTTCACAGCTACTTCATCCAGGTTTATCTGCAAGTAAAATTTTAATCACTGGACAAGATTGTTGCAAATTGTACGACTTTGCACTAGCTGACTATGCATCCAAGAAGGTTGCCTATATAAAATCAAAGGTTAGAGGAAAGCGACGTAATATCTCTcgcaaagaaaataaatataaatattatttcaacGTTTCAGATGTGAGTATTCATTTATCAATCAATCTGAGAATTGAGAGGAGCTGATGATCGTGATGCTTTAAAGTAGATGGAGTTTGTTCATTTATATCTGTCATTTCTGCCTCCGATGTTCACCCCATGAACCTAATTTGATGTGTGCGAGTAATGTCGTCCTACACCAAGGCTCTTAAATGATTGAAAAGTTGAAACCTTATTGTAGAACTTCAAACAAGAAGGAACTAAGAAGGGATTGTAAAACCCAATAAATGTCTCATTTGCGTGCTTAAGTATATCAGCATTTTACTCGATTGTAATGAACTGCTCGATTGACCACAATTAGCTCTTATTTCAGCTATTCCTTGCATTTGGTTTTACAGAGATTGGTATCACTAAATGACTTTGCTCCAGAATCTTTAAACAGAAACGAATACGTCCGAGCCAGTGATATGTGGTCGACTGCAGTTGTTATCTGGACAGTGTTAACTAAAGGTAAAAGAAAATGACACGTAGGGCCAATTGCTTGCATGTAGATGTAAAATCAAGATGCCCTTGTATAAATTGATGATTGAGGTTTGTAGGCAAACAACAATATCATGGAGTATGCTCGGTAGGCAAGCCAGACAATATTGAATGGTTGTTAATCACTATGGATTGCCTTGAACTAGTTTAAGACATTTACGAGCTCATTATTCTCATTAATGACGTAAGGAAACATCCAATGTATGATATTTGGGGGCTATTAGATGGTACCGTTACCAAAGCTTTTTTTATATGCCAGTTGTCTTGTAGATAACACAACCGATTGTAATCAGTGATGTTATTACAAAGTATTGTACATATTAACACGATCACATGGAATTTTCTGTGTTTCTATCATTTTGAAGTATATTATTAGAAGATAACATTTGTGTCTATGAGAGTTGGACACGTTGTTTTCCATCACGGCTAACACATACAAATAAACCTCGAAAGTAATCTATATCTATCGTTTACAGAGAGTCGTATTTCGAGActattataaacaaatttttaCTCATTGTTACTGATAACTGATGATGATTCTTATGACAAATCTCAATTGATTCCTTCATTTTCTATCTCATAAGGTTCCAGTCCATTTCAGCCAGAGGACACAACATATGGTGAATCCAGTATTAAATCGAAAGAGAACAGTGAGCTGCTGGATACTTTTCAGGATGTCAGGTACTGGCTTTCTCcgtttcattttttaaattgataatGTTTACTTTCCATCTTTGTCATGTATTGTCGTATCATATTTCTATTCCTGTATGATAAGCCTACTAATATACTACtaatatatagcctactaaTATAGAAAGTTGTTAAAATGGTTAGTTAATGTTTTCTTGTAGATCATTTGGTTACATTAATATTTTCTAGCCTTCAAAGTTACATCGATCATTTTTAACTTATCGATAATAACCATTCACATTCCATTCAATTGAACTGATGACTGATGTACATGTCAGCATGTAACCGTTGTAAGTTAATAAGTGCAAAAGTTTCTCTCTTCTTGTTTGTATATTACGATCTAAGAGGAAGCATTCTGTTCGATTGCTGGTCCGATGAACTTTGCAAGCGACCATTCCCCGAAGAACTagcagaaatatttcaaaaggttCCAGTATGATTAATTTATGTCATCTCTTTGTTTAAGTTAAACTTATTGTATTCGTAAAAATACCCTGAAGGTTTAGTTAACATTACCTTTCAGCTTGGTAagaacatttgattttttgatTTGCACTTTTATAGAACAATGAAATTGTGAACCTGTTGTTTATTGACAATCACATACATATACGATACTTTTGTAATTTTAGATTCTTTTATCTAACAATCGCTAGCCATTCGGTGTTATTACTAGTCTTAAGTCATATACTTATACAGAGAGTGTGGTGGACAATTGGTTAAGGcatcggactcgtgatccaatgGTTGCTGGTTTGATTCTAGCCTAGCTTATTGCGTTTTGACCTTAGGCAatatgctttatctcaattgctcTCTCCACCAAGGGGTTACATGGGAACCTGTGAGTTAACTTGTCATTATGCGCAGAACATAACTGAGGCCGAACGGAGGGATTGTCTCCgatttgagacctattgctggtataaagcgatATATAAAACATTGAATATTATTTCGGTGTTATTAATAATCATACACTAAatcttttattaataatttcCTTATTTTTACACCTCCTCCATTACAGGTACAAATGAGCATCAAAACAAAACCTTCTCATTCCATTGATGATAAGAGCAACGCAGGGTCTTCTGATACCTACATTACTATGACCAGCTCAGTATCACCAATGGATGTTAAGAAAAGACGAGCGTCCACGGAAATAAACATCTCCCAAGAAAACTTGTATGACTGTAGCTACTTGTATGATTGTTGAATTGTATGTGCCTCGTAATGCTGATTGATCTTATTCGAGAGTTCTAGACGGATTTTACTAGATGTACATACTAATTATTTCTTATCGTTCAGTTAAGTACGGTACGTGCTTGTGAATAATGATGTTTAATGAAGAACTACGCAGAATATTATCAATATAGTTAAATGACGATGCTCTCTTAATTTTACATTGAGATAAAGTAAGCGTGACACGCCATAATTCAATAAGTATTGTATGATTATGGGATTGATCTTCCTGCATAGATGTTTGAAAGTTTCTGAATGttaatccatcaactaaacagGAACTTCAGCCAATGTAGGTCTGAATATCTGTCTGCTAAGTAGTACAATACTTCTGTATGAGCTTTCATTTTCGATTTCCGTATATGAATTAAGAAATAAATGATGTTCTTCAGTGGAAGAGCGTAATGGTAGAGTAGTTAAGGCAATTGATTTGCGATCTAACAGTGTTTTTTACGTTATCCTCCACCCTAAAGGTTAACTTCTACAAAAAGGGCAACTTTGAAGATCTATTtgttgcaggttcgagtcctagCAAATTCATTAACTTGTATCTTTGGGCAAGACACTACATCTTAAGTGTCTCTTCTGTATAAACCGGTGAGACtacttgtatatataattaGGTACAGCGGATTATTCCGTTGATGTGG is from Apostichopus japonicus isolate 1M-3 chromosome 16, ASM3797524v1, whole genome shotgun sequence and encodes:
- the LOC139982910 gene encoding uncharacterized protein isoform X2, which gives rise to MIGSKMYLFVLTCFSTIALDVGLVSSLNSSLILKLVNHGDSVTLNCYLGDNIGNNWIYNNAAIIPTKSYKLLRNNSLEIKNVDYIHQGIYECLDHTRSVIVDYYLQIEGDCWDRSTSVVGENGTQLALRCQTQSDAPIVEMWWLLNDERISVPMETCGNLFNYTLGSTASFASVTLLNITVDSDAGSVVCVRRVHGSSTEGQAELKYFSHEFNVESSNKLLKGLTAVIAGVLLLMSILAVYFLRKGVTGSYATSNIETSADGSANLTVVRQMKRIHTGKKASTQKTNMEKKAMRRSSKDKKCPKPPRQQLRFTTKPTPTCDKGYYSSMEQNSTAGNVIQRQHVSLVVEIKVGTVYRRWMGTIHVPSMGTKCVFVTNVSGKSEYDDLNWSEYVKRVLELPSCKNLVRSEVVCIDKADILLIQEHLICVTLAEYLESSSSLPAFSSLKFIQDILNGMQIIHAYGLLHPGLSASKILITGQDCCKLYDFALADYASKKVAYIKSKRLVSLNDFAPESLNRNEYVRASDMWSTAVVIWTVLTKGSSPFQPEDTTYGESSIKSKENSELLDTFQDVRGSILFDCWSDELCKRPFPEELAEIFQKVQMSIKTKPSHSIDDKSNAGSSDTYITMTSSVSPMDVKKRRASTEINISQENLYDCSYLYDC
- the LOC139982910 gene encoding uncharacterized protein isoform X3 is translated as MIGSKMYLFVLTCFSTIALDVGLVSSLNSSLILKLVNHGDSVTLNCYLGDNIGNNWIYNNAAIIPTKSYKLLRNNSLEIKNVDYIHQGIYECLDHTRSVIVDYYLQIEGDCWDRSTSVVGENDINISVIGEVPSADLIVTKGTQLALRCQTQSDAPIVEMWWLLNDERISVPMETCGNLFNYTLGSTASFASVTLLNITVDSDAGSVVCVRRVHGSSTEGQAELKYFSHEFNVESSNKLLKGLTAVIAGVLLLMSILAVYFLRKGVTGSYATSNIETSADGSANLTVVRQMKRIHTGKKASTQKTNMEKKAMRRSSKDKKCPKPPRQQLRFTTKPTPTCDKGYYSSMEQNSTAGNVIQRQHVSLVVEIKVGTVYRRWMGTIHVPSMGTKCVFVTNVSGKSEYDDLNWSEYVKRVLELPSCKNLVRSEVVCIDKADILLIQEHLICVTLAEYLESSSSLPAFSSLKFIQDILNGMQIIHAYGLLHPGLSASKILITGQDCCKLYDFALADYASKKVAYIKSKRLVSLNDFAPESLNRNEYVRASDMWSTAVVIWTVLTKGSSPFQPEDTTYGESSIKSKENSELLDTFQDVRYK
- the LOC139982910 gene encoding uncharacterized protein isoform X1, which encodes MIGSKMYLFVLTCFSTIALDVGLVSSLNSSLILKLVNHGDSVTLNCYLGDNIGNNWIYNNAAIIPTKSYKLLRNNSLEIKNVDYIHQGIYECLDHTRSVIVDYYLQIEGDCWDRSTSVVGENDINISVIGEVPSADLIVTKGTQLALRCQTQSDAPIVEMWWLLNDERISVPMETCGNLFNYTLGSTASFASVTLLNITVDSDAGSVVCVRRVHGSSTEGQAELKYFSHEFNVESSNKLLKGLTAVIAGVLLLMSILAVYFLRKGVTGSYATSNIETSADGSANLTVVRQMKRIHTGKKASTQKTNMEKKAMRRSSKDKKCPKPPRQQLRFTTKPTPTCDKGYYSSMEQNSTAGNVIQRQHVSLVVEIKVGTVYRRWMGTIHVPSMGTKCVFVTNVSGKSEYDDLNWSEYVKRVLELPSCKNLVRSEVVCIDKADILLIQEHLICVTLAEYLESSSSLPAFSSLKFIQDILNGMQIIHAYGLLHPGLSASKILITGQDCCKLYDFALADYASKKVAYIKSKRLVSLNDFAPESLNRNEYVRASDMWSTAVVIWTVLTKGSSPFQPEDTTYGESSIKSKENSELLDTFQDVRGSILFDCWSDELCKRPFPEELAEIFQKVQMSIKTKPSHSIDDKSNAGSSDTYITMTSSVSPMDVKKRRASTEINISQENLYDCSYLYDC
- the LOC139982910 gene encoding ephrin type-A receptor 2-like isoform X4, encoding MWWLLNDERISVPMETCGNLFNYTLGSTASFASVTLLNITVDSDAGSVVCVRRVHGSSTEGQAELKYFSHEFNVESSNKLLKGLTAVIAGVLLLMSILAVYFLRKGVTGSYATSNIETSADGSANLTVVRQMKRIHTGKKASTQKTNMEKKAMRRSSKDKKCPKPPRQQLRFTTKPTPTCDKGYYSSMEQNSTAGNVIQRQHVSLVVEIKVGTVYRRWMGTIHVPSMGTKCVFVTNVSGKSEYDDLNWSEYVKRVLELPSCKNLVRSEVVCIDKADILLIQEHLICVTLAEYLESSSSLPAFSSLKFIQDILNGMQIIHAYGLLHPGLSASKILITGQDCCKLYDFALADYASKKVAYIKSKRLVSLNDFAPESLNRNEYVRASDMWSTAVVIWTVLTKGSSPFQPEDTTYGESSIKSKENSELLDTFQDVRGSILFDCWSDELCKRPFPEELAEIFQKVQMSIKTKPSHSIDDKSNAGSSDTYITMTSSVSPMDVKKRRASTEINISQENLYDCSYLYDC